AACTGCTCCACCAGGTGTACACCACCGGCCAGCCGTTCATCGCCGATCAAATGCCGCTCCAGCTCGACTTGCAGGGCGATGGTGTGCTGGAGACGCTCTTTCTCGATTTCGTCTACGCCCCGATGTACGGGCGCTCTCGGACGATCACTGGCATCTTCGTCCACGCCTACGACGTGACCGATCAGGTCAAGGCACGACAGACGGCCGAGGCGGCCATCCGAGCACGAGACGAGTTTCTCTCTATCGCCTCACATGAGTTGCGGAATCCAGTCGCAGGCATCAAGGGAACGGCGCAGCTTCTCTGTCGCCTTGCACGGTCGGGCCGCCTGGACGCCGAGCGCCTCGAACGATACGTCACCTCCATCGAAGCTGGAACCAACCGCCTGACGACGCTGATTGAAGACCTGCTGGACGTCACGAGGCTTCAGCAGGGTGCGCTGCTGCTGCGGCTTCGGATGACCGATCTCGCGGCGCTGACCCGTGAAGTCGCGGCCCGCCTTCCGCATCCGGGACGCCAGCAGGTTGCCATCGCCATCGGCGAGGCCATCCGCCCCGCCATGATGGATCCCGATCGCATCGAACAGATCCTCGTGAACATGCTCGACAATGCGGTGAAATACTCGCAGGGACATGGTCAGATTCTGGTCAGTGTGCGTCAAGACCCCTCGGGCACCGAGCTGCGCGTGCAGGATCACGGGATTGGGCTGCCCGAGGGGATGACTGAACGGATCTTTCAGCCTTTCGGGCGTGCGCCGAACGCCACGACCGAGAACATTCCGGGTCTTGGGCTCGGCCTGTACATCTGCCGCCAGATCGCCGATCGTCACGCCGGAAAGCTGTGGGCTGAGAGCGCCGGAGAGGGTCAAGGCGCCACATTCATCCTCTGGCTGCCATCAACACAGCCACTCGAGAACGTCACAGGCCGTACCTGAGGGTGCTCACGTGACGGTCGCCGAGGCACTCGCCGGCCGCGGCAAGGGGCATCGGAGGATCAGGCAGGCTGACTGCCTGCCTGCCTCCGATCGGGCATCAGGATGCGGCAATCGTGTCAGCGACGGCCCGCACCTGCGCAAGGTTCGCGCCACAGCCGGCGCGCATGCCTCCCACGTCACCCAACATCGAGATGATCCGGAAGCCCTGGCGTACCCGCTCGCCGGCCATGCCGGCATCGGTCGTGAACAGGCCCGGCCCCTTCCCGTGGCGTTGCGCGGCCTGAAGCACCTGCGTGGCCGCCTCTTCGACGCGCGGATCCATCGGCGCGGCGTCCGGCACCGGGCGCGGCGACAGCCCGAACGACAGCGAAAAGTCGTTCGTGCCGATCAGGCAGCCGTCGACGCCGTCCACGGCCAGGATCTCGGCGGCGTTCTGGATGCCCTCAGCCGTCTCGATCATCACCACCAGCATCAGCTCGCGCTCAGCCTCGGCAAAGTAGTCCGAGCCGCCGTACAGCGAGCCGCGAATCGGTCCCCACGAGCGGTCGCCCCTGGGCGGGTAGCGCATCGCCCGGACGGCAGCCTCGGCCTCGCGGGCGTTGTTGATCAGCGGCACGACCACGCCGTACGCCCCCAGGTCGAGCACCCGCTGGATCAAGGGGCCATCGTTGGAAACGACGCGGACCCAGGGGATCGTCGGGGTGGCGCTGACGGCGGTCAGCAGCGAGCCGATATTGCCGAGGTTGTTCTCGCCATGCTGCAAATCGAGCAGCAGCCAATCGTATCCCATGTGGCCCATCGTCTCGGCCACCAGCGGGCTGCAGCAGCTCACGCTCGCGCCGAGGATCGGCAGTCCGGCCTGAAGTTTCCGCTTCGCAGAGTTCGGTCGCATGCATCCTCCTCTGTTGGGTCGTGGGTCGTGGGTCGTGGGTCGTGGGTCGTGGGTCGTGGGAGCATACTGGCTGACGCGCGCCGCTGCGATGGAGTAAAAACGCAACTCCCCATGTCATCCTGAGCGCAGCGAAGGATCTCACCCGCTGACCGTCAAGGTTGGGAGACCCTTCACGTCGCTCGCAAGCTCGCTCGTTCAGGATGACAGACTCATTGCTGACCGCTGACGCAAACGTCGAGCATCAGCAGATGGGTGAGCGTTGACGGTCAGCGGGTGAGATCCTTCGCTGCGCTCAGGATGACAATTGAAAGTCGCGTGCTTTCACTGATACGACCCTCCACCCACAATCGACGACCCTCCACCCACAATCGACGACC
The DNA window shown above is from Chloroflexota bacterium and carries:
- a CDS encoding 2,4-dihydroxyhept-2-ene-1,7-dioic acid aldolase, producing MRPNSAKRKLQAGLPILGASVSCCSPLVAETMGHMGYDWLLLDLQHGENNLGNIGSLLTAVSATPTIPWVRVVSNDGPLIQRVLDLGAYGVVVPLINNAREAEAAVRAMRYPPRGDRSWGPIRGSLYGGSDYFAEAERELMLVVMIETAEGIQNAAEILAVDGVDGCLIGTNDFSLSFGLSPRPVPDAAPMDPRVEEAATQVLQAAQRHGKGPGLFTTDAGMAGERVRQGFRIISMLGDVGGMRAGCGANLAQVRAVADTIAAS